The Bacteriovorax sp. Seq25_V genome has a window encoding:
- the mraY gene encoding phospho-N-acetylmuramoyl-pentapeptide-transferase → MLYHFLYPLSNQFFAFNIFRYITFRAVVAFLLATVFSIIWGNLFIKFMQRKQFGQVIRDDGPESHLKKAGTPTMGGVFIIGSILGSLLFTGNFNSKPLLISIFVMLSYFALGFFDDYAKVAKQNTKGVSAKGKLLWQFATAGVAYWLMQKYAIIGTDLYVPFAKGPILELGIMFLAFSAFVIVGSSNAVNLTDGLDGLAIGPIITSAATFGIFAYFAGHKEIAQYLLVPYVEDVGELAVLCAAMVGAGVGFLWYNSYPAQIFMGDVGSLSLGGTLGTIAVLTKNEVLFVVVGGIFVIEALSVILQVSSYKLRKKRIFKMAPIHHHFELMGWPETKVIVRFWIISIFLAITAIATLKMR, encoded by the coding sequence ATGCTCTATCACTTTTTGTATCCGCTGAGTAATCAGTTTTTTGCGTTTAATATTTTTAGATATATTACATTTCGTGCTGTTGTTGCTTTCTTGTTAGCGACAGTTTTCTCAATTATTTGGGGAAATTTGTTTATCAAATTCATGCAGCGTAAGCAGTTCGGGCAAGTTATTCGTGATGACGGCCCAGAATCTCACCTTAAAAAAGCTGGAACGCCGACTATGGGTGGTGTTTTTATCATTGGCTCAATTTTAGGTTCACTTCTTTTCACTGGTAACTTTAATTCTAAGCCATTATTAATCTCTATCTTTGTCATGCTTTCATACTTTGCGCTCGGATTTTTTGATGATTATGCAAAAGTTGCAAAGCAGAATACAAAAGGTGTAAGTGCTAAAGGAAAGCTATTGTGGCAATTTGCAACAGCTGGAGTCGCTTACTGGCTAATGCAGAAGTATGCGATTATTGGAACTGATCTCTACGTACCCTTTGCTAAGGGCCCGATATTAGAGCTTGGAATTATGTTCTTAGCATTTAGTGCTTTCGTAATTGTTGGCTCAAGTAATGCTGTTAATCTAACGGATGGTCTTGATGGTTTAGCAATAGGTCCAATTATCACTTCAGCGGCTACTTTTGGGATCTTTGCATATTTTGCGGGGCACAAGGAAATCGCTCAGTATTTACTTGTTCCATACGTTGAAGACGTGGGTGAGCTTGCTGTACTTTGTGCTGCTATGGTTGGTGCGGGCGTCGGCTTTTTGTGGTATAACTCTTACCCAGCACAGATTTTTATGGGCGATGTAGGATCTCTTTCGCTTGGTGGAACACTAGGTACGATTGCGGTTCTTACAAAGAATGAAGTTCTCTTTGTTGTTGTTGGTGGAATTTTTGTTATTGAGGCCTTGTCGGTTATCTTGCAAGTTTCTTCTTACAAACTTAGAAAGAAGAGAATATTTAAGATGGCACCAATTCACCATCACTTTGAGTTGATGGGATGGCCAGAGACAAAAGTTATCGTAAGATTTTGGATTATTAGTATATTTTTAGCAATCACTGCGATTGCAACACTTAAAATGAGGTAA
- the murD gene encoding UDP-N-acetylmuramoyl-L-alanine--D-glutamate ligase has translation MERFRNKKILIVGIGRTGFKLINFFNTLDCEIRVTDIKPIFDLNKQVKKLKKIRPALEMTFGEHRDDDFLDADVVVYSSAVDPNLPQLELARANGKEVYSEFALGNKLCRKPIIAVCGTHGRTTVAHMIGFSLKQDGKNVFVGGTDDTPFVEYCMLPNRDEIDYVIVEVSAVQMRSLPEFHPKMVVFTSIGEKYPARHFTSMGEYMETKLSIVKSLSPDDVLVCNFDKLANNTFFRNANCQVAWYSRRSFVSLGVMDEIQGTHFHERRIHSNINYHSEFIVSKMRIVGQNNRENLLAAVTACKALDVSDKAIQLCIEKFPGIPHRLEFLMEKNGVSFYNDSKAETMDDMVESLEAFKGSVILIAGGKDDEEFDYEPYTDALIKHARVVVLVGETKERMNRALGDHDQTYIVGSFEESVLFAYQKSRTGDTILLSPGNSATDFFRDYEERGNYFKKLVYQL, from the coding sequence ATGGAGAGATTTAGAAACAAGAAAATTCTAATCGTTGGTATTGGGAGAACAGGTTTCAAACTCATCAATTTCTTTAACACTCTAGATTGCGAGATCAGAGTTACAGATATTAAACCAATCTTCGATCTTAATAAGCAGGTTAAGAAATTAAAGAAAATTAGACCTGCACTTGAGATGACTTTCGGTGAGCATAGAGATGATGATTTTCTTGATGCTGATGTTGTTGTTTACTCTTCTGCAGTTGATCCAAACCTTCCTCAACTAGAACTTGCGAGAGCGAATGGTAAAGAAGTTTACTCTGAGTTCGCTCTAGGTAATAAACTATGTAGAAAACCAATTATTGCTGTTTGTGGAACTCACGGAAGAACGACAGTTGCACATATGATCGGTTTCTCTCTTAAGCAAGATGGAAAGAATGTATTTGTTGGTGGAACGGACGATACTCCATTCGTTGAATACTGCATGCTTCCAAATAGAGATGAAATCGATTACGTAATCGTTGAGGTTTCAGCTGTTCAAATGAGAAGCCTCCCAGAGTTTCACCCGAAGATGGTTGTGTTTACAAGCATTGGTGAAAAATACCCTGCACGTCACTTCACTTCAATGGGTGAGTACATGGAAACAAAACTTAGCATCGTGAAGAGCTTATCTCCTGATGATGTACTTGTTTGTAACTTTGATAAATTAGCTAATAATACATTCTTTAGAAACGCGAACTGCCAAGTTGCTTGGTACTCGAGAAGATCATTTGTTAGCCTTGGCGTGATGGATGAAATTCAAGGAACACATTTCCACGAGAGAAGAATCCACTCTAATATCAACTACCACTCAGAGTTTATCGTTAGCAAAATGAGAATTGTTGGTCAAAATAATAGAGAAAACTTACTAGCTGCTGTAACTGCATGTAAGGCCCTTGATGTTTCAGACAAGGCAATCCAACTTTGTATTGAAAAATTCCCTGGAATTCCACACAGACTTGAATTCCTTATGGAGAAGAACGGAGTTTCTTTCTATAACGATTCAAAAGCTGAAACTATGGATGACATGGTTGAGTCACTTGAGGCATTTAAAGGTTCTGTTATCTTAATCGCTGGTGGTAAAGATGATGAAGAGTTTGATTATGAGCCTTACACTGATGCTCTAATCAAGCACGCACGTGTTGTTGTTCTCGTTGGTGAAACTAAAGAGAGAATGAATAGAGCTCTTGGTGATCACGACCAAACTTATATCGTTGGATCATTTGAAGAATCTGTCTTATTTGCATATCAGAAATCTCGTACTGGAGATACTATTCTATTGTCACCAGGAAACTCTGCAACAGACTTTTTTAGAGATTACGAAGAACGTGGAAACTATTTCAAAAAACTTGTTTATCAATTATAA
- the ftsW gene encoding putative lipid II flippase FtsW, with product MEFRDNLEKYSGLLKITIGLLISIGVIMVYSASYMYSKEHYGSSLYFFIRQLGFATVALLGAFIVSKTKYQFWYKYSFYINIFVSFLIMLTYIPGLGVLAKGANRWIAIAGFSLQPGEFAKYSTLLLALYLFENFETLDLKKRIQYSLNLLMPLVLLILQPDFGTFFICSIGIFLACFISSFSRKVFYGLTGLGSIVGVMILFAQPYRVKRLTAFLDPWANAQGSGFQVIQSWIGFANGGFFGKGVGNSLEKLFYLPEAHNDFIFSVIGEEFGFLGVISMVGLFLMFVYLGLRLCFEMKDRVATQICVLIISIIGLQAALNMGVVLGLLPTKGLNLPFISYGGSSLLANILAVGLVFSCVNRSAELRSSESF from the coding sequence ATGGAATTTAGAGATAACTTAGAAAAATATTCGGGACTTTTGAAGATTACAATTGGTTTATTGATTTCAATTGGAGTCATCATGGTGTACTCGGCAAGTTATATGTATTCCAAAGAGCACTATGGCTCGTCTCTCTATTTCTTCATTAGGCAGCTTGGTTTTGCAACTGTTGCGTTACTTGGAGCATTTATTGTTTCGAAAACAAAGTACCAATTCTGGTACAAGTATTCATTTTACATCAACATCTTTGTTTCATTTTTAATTATGTTAACTTATATCCCTGGTCTTGGAGTCCTTGCAAAAGGTGCTAATCGATGGATCGCCATTGCTGGTTTTTCACTTCAACCAGGGGAGTTTGCAAAGTACTCTACATTACTTTTAGCGCTATATCTTTTTGAAAATTTTGAAACATTAGATTTAAAGAAGAGAATACAATATTCATTAAACTTACTAATGCCGTTAGTTCTATTGATTCTACAGCCAGACTTCGGAACATTTTTTATTTGCTCAATTGGAATCTTCTTAGCATGCTTTATTAGTAGTTTCTCACGTAAAGTCTTTTATGGTCTCACTGGTTTGGGATCTATCGTGGGTGTGATGATCTTATTTGCGCAACCCTATCGAGTTAAGAGATTGACTGCCTTTCTCGATCCTTGGGCAAATGCTCAGGGAAGTGGTTTCCAAGTAATCCAATCTTGGATTGGATTTGCTAACGGTGGATTTTTTGGAAAAGGCGTTGGGAACTCTCTTGAAAAATTATTCTATCTTCCTGAGGCCCACAACGATTTTATTTTCTCCGTGATAGGGGAAGAGTTTGGATTTCTAGGGGTGATATCAATGGTTGGCCTCTTCCTAATGTTTGTTTATTTAGGGCTTCGTCTTTGTTTTGAAATGAAAGATAGAGTAGCAACACAAATTTGCGTTTTAATAATTAGTATTATTGGCCTACAGGCAGCTCTTAATATGGGAGTTGTACTTGGCCTTCTTCCAACAAAAGGGCTTAACCTTCCATTTATTAGTTATGGGGGTTCATCACTTTTAGCCAATATTCTAGCTGTAGGTCTGGTATTTTCTTGTGTTAACAGAAGTGCTGAACTGAGAAGCTCTGAGTCATTTTAA
- the murC gene encoding UDP-N-acetylmuramate--L-alanine ligase — protein MFKDNFNGKLHFIGIGGIGMSGIAEVLLSFGYNVSGSDISESANVARLRELGAEIFIGHAKENVKEASVIIYSSAVTDENPEMIGAREKNLPVMRRAEMLAELMRLKYGLAIAGTHGKTTTTSFLATILQSSNYDPTYIIGGIVKNLNGHAKVGKGEFLVAEADESDGSFLLLNPIMSVVTNIDLDHMDHYGSEENLINSFEQFINKVPFYGLCALNAHDERLMNIVKRIKKPFCTFGIGDELDNPADFEARNITMTDFQATYDLYIKGDKKTQITINLPGKHNVLNSLGAIAVATRMGISVETIAQSIREFDGVGRRFQQLYKNEEVEIIDDYGHHPTEISMTLKTLRETRKGKVVCIFEPHRYTRTRDCWNQFLHCFNYVDKLYIAPIYAASEKPIAGIESEILVNDINKLHPNFAVAMGSLEDLDQVIKENKNSTIATLGAGSIGKKIREWVLDNEVR, from the coding sequence ATGTTTAAAGATAATTTCAACGGAAAACTACATTTCATCGGTATCGGTGGGATTGGAATGAGTGGTATTGCTGAGGTTTTACTTAGCTTTGGATATAATGTAAGTGGTTCAGATATTTCTGAGTCTGCTAATGTGGCGAGGCTTCGCGAACTCGGGGCTGAAATATTTATTGGTCACGCAAAAGAGAATGTTAAAGAGGCATCTGTTATTATTTATAGCTCAGCAGTTACAGATGAAAATCCTGAAATGATTGGGGCAAGAGAAAAAAATCTTCCAGTTATGAGAAGAGCAGAGATGCTAGCAGAACTTATGCGTTTGAAATATGGACTGGCGATTGCTGGAACACATGGGAAAACAACGACAACAAGTTTTCTTGCGACAATACTACAATCTAGTAATTACGATCCAACCTATATCATTGGTGGTATTGTAAAAAATCTTAATGGACACGCAAAAGTTGGAAAAGGAGAATTCCTTGTTGCAGAAGCTGACGAGTCTGATGGTTCTTTTCTGCTTCTAAATCCAATTATGTCTGTTGTCACGAATATCGATCTTGATCACATGGACCACTATGGATCAGAAGAAAATTTAATTAACAGTTTCGAGCAATTTATTAATAAAGTTCCATTCTATGGTCTTTGTGCACTTAATGCACACGACGAAAGATTAATGAATATCGTTAAGCGTATCAAAAAACCATTTTGTACATTTGGAATTGGCGATGAGTTAGATAATCCTGCTGACTTTGAGGCCCGCAATATAACAATGACTGATTTTCAAGCAACTTATGATCTGTATATCAAAGGGGACAAGAAGACTCAAATCACAATTAATCTTCCTGGAAAACATAATGTTCTAAATTCTCTCGGAGCTATCGCAGTTGCGACAAGAATGGGAATTAGTGTTGAAACTATTGCACAATCGATTCGTGAATTTGATGGTGTTGGTAGAAGATTTCAGCAGTTGTACAAAAATGAAGAAGTCGAAATTATTGATGATTATGGTCATCATCCAACTGAAATTTCAATGACTCTTAAGACACTAAGAGAAACGAGAAAAGGTAAAGTTGTTTGTATTTTTGAACCACACCGTTATACAAGAACAAGAGATTGCTGGAATCAATTTCTGCATTGCTTTAACTATGTTGATAAGCTTTATATTGCTCCAATCTATGCTGCGAGTGAGAAGCCTATTGCTGGTATTGAATCAGAGATTTTAGTAAATGATATCAATAAACTTCATCCAAATTTTGCCGTGGCAATGGGTTCTCTTGAAGATCTTGATCAAGTGATTAAAGAAAACAAAAACTCTACAATTGCAACACTTGGAGCAGGCTCTATTGGAAAGAAGATAAGAGAGTGGGTTCTAGATAATGAAGTTAGATAA
- the murB gene encoding UDP-N-acetylmuramate dehydrogenase — translation MKLDKLLANIANCEVELDKDLSKFSTMRLQASGDLISVTNEQALKEVLITLKNNQQKFIVLGMGANQLLKSKSELPYLMLKFEFDSAILNEPRESYLVPASLRLSSLTSHAAKFGLKGWEVFTGVPATIGGALFMNAGTGLGEICQVVKKVWYLTSEGKRVEHDVTPESFSYRKNNFLNAGDVIVAAELVHFGIDEEIKFLIKDYLQKRNASQPMSSFTCGCVFKNSSFEGVSCPAGKFIDIIGLKGLQVGGIRISHKHGNFMENFDNATYEDVKELISIVQHELKQQFGINFELEVKV, via the coding sequence ATGAAGTTAGATAAGCTCTTAGCAAATATAGCTAATTGTGAAGTTGAACTTGATAAGGACTTATCAAAGTTTTCGACAATGCGTCTACAGGCCTCTGGTGATCTTATCAGTGTAACTAATGAACAGGCCCTGAAAGAAGTGTTGATAACATTAAAAAATAATCAGCAGAAATTTATAGTACTGGGAATGGGAGCAAATCAACTTTTAAAATCTAAAAGTGAGCTTCCATATCTTATGTTAAAATTCGAATTTGACTCTGCAATACTTAATGAGCCAAGAGAGAGCTATCTCGTTCCTGCATCACTAAGGCTTAGTTCCCTAACATCACATGCTGCAAAGTTTGGTCTTAAGGGCTGGGAAGTTTTCACTGGGGTTCCTGCGACAATAGGCGGAGCATTGTTTATGAACGCTGGAACAGGGCTTGGAGAAATTTGTCAGGTTGTAAAAAAAGTTTGGTACTTAACATCAGAGGGGAAGCGAGTAGAGCACGATGTAACGCCAGAATCTTTTTCTTATCGCAAGAACAATTTTTTGAATGCAGGAGATGTAATAGTTGCAGCTGAATTAGTTCATTTTGGAATTGATGAAGAAATTAAATTTTTGATTAAAGATTATTTACAAAAAAGAAATGCAAGCCAACCAATGTCATCTTTTACATGTGGATGTGTTTTTAAAAATAGTTCCTTTGAAGGTGTTTCTTGCCCTGCCGGAAAATTTATTGATATAATTGGACTTAAGGGACTTCAAGTTGGTGGAATCCGCATTAGTCATAAGCATGGAAATTTCATGGAGAACTTTGACAATGCAACTTACGAAGATGTGAAAGAGTTGATTTCAATTGTTCAGCACGAGCTTAAACAGCAGTTTGGAATTAATTTTGAACTTGAAGTAAAGGTATAA